The region TTGAAGCTAACTGCTATTTTGAATGACCACCATAAAGTGGATATTGACAACCTGATGGAAACTGTTAATAAAAAATTTATGAAATGGATGATTACTCAGTTTCATACGTTAACAAGTTTACCACCATACCCGAAACCAAAGCTTGTGCACCATATTCCGTATGTGATTGATAATGAGAGAAAGAATAATGAAAAAGTGGCATTATTAGTTCTTGACGGTATGAATTTTTCGCAATGGAAAATGGTACAAAAATACTTAAGAGAATACCAATTTTTGTTTGAAGAACAGCAAGTATTTGCATGGGTTCCGACATTAACTTCTGTATCAAGACAAGCCATATTTTCTGGAAATATACCATTAACATTTAGTCAAACTATTCATACAACTGCTTCAGAAGAAAAACTGTGGAAATCCTTCTGGGAAAATCAAGGTGTATTAAAACAGTATGTGGCTTATCAGAAAAGTCTAGGAAAAGAGAAATATGATTGGCAAAACATACAGGCTTTATCTAGAAAGTCGACAAAGGTGTATGGAGCAGTAATTGATGTGATTGATCAATTTACCCACCATGCTGTGTTGGGAGAGAAAAGTATTACCTCTGATCTTAAGTTATGGTTAGAAACAAATTATCTGGTGAATCTGCTTGATGACTTAATCTATTATGGTTATACTGTCTATCTTACCTCAGACCATGGGAATACGAATGCAACAGGGATTGGTCGTATTTCAGAGGGTGTCCTCGTTGATCAAAAAGGGGAACGTGTACGAGTTTATCATGATACTATACTGTATGAAGATGCAGCATCTAAGTTTTCTGGATTAAAATGGCCAAGTGTTGGATTACCAGACGATTATAATGTATTATTTGCAGAATATGGTCAAGCCTTTGTTCCAAAAAATCATTCGATCGTTACACATGGTGGTATTAGTATTGAAGAAGTGATTGTACCTTTTGTTAGAGTACAAAAAAACAAAGGAAGTGGATTGGGTGAGTAAACCAGTCGGATTTGATCAAAAAGTGTTGTTAAAGCATTTAGATTTTACAGCAAATCAAACCAAAAAGAACACACGTAAACAAATGTATACAATCTTGGACGGCTATTTACGGGACGATATAGCTGGTGCTAAATCTCGAAAGAACGCCATCACGATGTTAATGAAAATTTGGTATTTAGTTGATAGTGAATTGTTACCGGTTCGTGATCAAATTCTTGACCAGTATAACCAGTTAACAAAAGAGGAACGAACATGTGTTCATTGGGGACTAACCATGGTTGCTTATCCGTTTTTTAAGGATGTTGCCAATGAATTTGGTCGCCTATTTCAATTACAAGATGAAATTTCTAGTGCAGCGATTGGGAAACGAATGAAAGAAGCGTATGGGGATCGCCGTCGTGTAGAAGTTGCAACAAGTGCAGTATTAACGAGTATGAAGTCATGGGAAATGATTCAACCAACTGAAAAACGTTCCTATAAAGTAAATGAAAAAATTACTATTACTAATCCGTTCATACATGCATTCATTGCTCAGATTTTATTGAAAATATTGGATAGCAACTCACTCCAAGTTCAATTTATTCATCATCATCCATTATTTTTTCCGTTCGATTATAAATTAGATGTTGTAGGGTTACAAGAATATGAAGCATTTTCTTTCCATCGTCAAGGTGTTAAGGATTTAGTAATTGAAAAAATACAATCTAAAAGCCTTATTCAACCCTGAATAAGGCTTTTTACGATGGAGGTAACAGATATGTTGGCTAAAGGGGATATTGTTTCGAGTACATATTTTCCAGAAGCTGTTGAAATAAAAAAGTGTGAATCAATAGCGGAAGACTTTTACGTGGTTGAAGCGATTGGTCAAGAATCAAGTAAATTTTATGAAGTGATGGTGGAAAGTAAAAAAATAAATGAATTCCAACAGATAAATAATAAAAAGGAATCCGGTATCCAGGCTGAGGATGTACAGAAATATATTCAATACTTATTACTAAAAAATGAAGCAAAATTTTCCCATACAAAAGCATTAGGAAATCAAAATGTAATACCATTACCACACCAAATCGAAGCAGTATATGGAAGAATGCTTCAAGTGCCACAACCACGATTTTTATTGGCAGATGATCCCGGTGCAGGTAAAACGATCATGGCAGGGATGCTTATGAAAGAGCTGCAGGCACGTCTAATGGCCAATCGAATTCTGATACTCGTTCCACCGTTGGTACTTAAACAATGGCAAGAAGAATTAGATCAAAAATTCGGTTTGCATTTTCATATAATAAATCGGAATGTGGTTAAGGAATATGGTGGCAAAAATCCATTTACAGCAAATTCCTTTTGTCTTGCTTCAATGTATTGGGCCATACGTGATGATGTCAAAGCATTAATACAAGAATCTGATTTTGACTTAGTTATCATTGATGAAGCACATAAGATGGCTGCATACACACAAGGAACGGCTAAAAAGAAAGTATTTCGTACCAAGCTTTATCAGCTAGGTGAATCAATCTTAAGGAAAGCTGAACATTGCTTATTATTAACGGCAACTCCACATAAAGGGGATACGGAAAATTTCCGCCATTTGATGAAGTTAATTGATGAAGACGTATTCTCAAGTACGACAATAAATGAAAGTATTCAAGAAAAAGCAAACCCTTTTATTATTCGGCGCCTAAAAGAAAACCTTAGCAATTTTGATGGTACGCCAATTTTCCCTAAACGTACATCCAAGACCATCCAATTCCAGCTAACAGATGAGGAACTGGAATTATACGATGCTGTTACAGAGTACGTACGTCATTACTTTAATCGAGCTATTAACAATGGTAGTCAAAGTACAGCATTTGCGATGATGTTATTACAACGAAGATTAAGTTCATCGATTGAAGCAATTTATCTTTCTCTGCGCAGAAGATATAAACGTCTGGTTAAATTATATAAACAAACAGAGAAAGAACGAAAAAGATATGTGAATAAAGTAAAGAAATTAGATACGGAAAATTATTTAGAAGAGGGTAATGAACAACAAGAAAAATTGGTTGCTCAGTTAGTGCAGTCTACGGATGTTGTTGATATGAAGGAATTGAAGAAAGAAATTCTAGCGATTAAGGGACTTATTAAACAAATAGAGCATATTAAATTTTATACAGTTGAGAAAAAGTTTGAAGAATTGGAAGAAACGCTATTTGGTGAAGAAGGTTTACTACTACAACAAAATGAAAAGATCATTATTTTTACAGAATCAGTAGATACTCTTAATTATTTGGAAGAACAATTATTAAAACGAGTACCAAAAGTGGCCAAAATCATCGGTGGATTCCCAATGAATAAGCGTCATCAGCAAGTTGAAATGTTTCGAAACGGGTGTCAGATTATGTTGGCTACAGATGCTGGTGGTGAATCAATAAATTTACAATTCTGTAATCAAATGATTAATTATGATATACCATGGAACCCAAATAGGCTTGAACAGCGAATGGGAAGAATCCACCGAATAGGTCAAAAAAATGAAGTGTTTATCTTTAATTTAGTAGCCAAAAATACACGTGAAGGTAGTGTAATGGTCCGTTTGCTTGAGAAAATGGAGAAAATGAGAACAGACTTAGGATCTGATTTAGTATATGATTTTATTGGTGAAGTGCTAGAGGATCAATATGATAGTTTGGCTAATTTAATGCAAGAGGCCATTGTAAATCGTGAAAAACTTGAAGAAGTTATTGCTAATGTGGATAAGACGTTGTCAGATGAGAACGAAAGGTTACTAAACCTAGTTGAGGAAGAGCGTCTGACAGAAGAAAAGATTGATTTGCCACAGTTAAAACGGCAAACAAATGAATGGTTTGTGGAACGTATCCCAAAACGCTTCTACGCTGATTTCACTTCCTTTATGCTTGAAAAGAAACGTGTGCGAATACAAAAATCTAAAGATGAAACAATCATGCGAATTGAACGATTGCCTAAGTTTATTCGTGACAATATGCCTGATTCACACGACGAACAAATTCAAAACTATCGTTTTACTAACTCGGTAAAAGCTGAATCAGAAGATGTACCATTAATAACAGATATACACCCG is a window of Virgibacillus ihumii DNA encoding:
- the pglZ gene encoding BREX-3 system phosphatase PglZ, encoding MLGWREAIIGKIQYQQTKLILVHDYDYLLSDEHILRELGNRGFGIIRFDDSMTFRYLYEQQYRLNFSSPQLVVYTNEDIVFPYEFQKRALEVELDLQYIFPKFSAQVVRQINRDDFDALYAVHNQYTGSSSDQETLEYIIKRLYKIPYDVMDSEVDLYKSLLSIHYNNIDLPEVVQDFLVHEWQHIPAYHKVPLEKIVESQTFFYHFMERKWAEFVKEFIQVQQTQIKDPIEVYQSHPLLDGDVRRLLNDLFMEGFLSKVKVSSEFIPNWMQFGIEKDEYEEDVEMKSNHLREKVDEYVQNATLYKDWQEISGLIGELKLTAILNDHHKVDIDNLMETVNKKFMKWMITQFHTLTSLPPYPKPKLVHHIPYVIDNERKNNEKVALLVLDGMNFSQWKMVQKYLREYQFLFEEQQVFAWVPTLTSVSRQAIFSGNIPLTFSQTIHTTASEEKLWKSFWENQGVLKQYVAYQKSLGKEKYDWQNIQALSRKSTKVYGAVIDVIDQFTHHAVLGEKSITSDLKLWLETNYLVNLLDDLIYYGYTVYLTSDHGNTNATGIGRISEGVLVDQKGERVRVYHDTILYEDAASKFSGLKWPSVGLPDDYNVLFAEYGQAFVPKNHSIVTHGGISIEEVIVPFVRVQKNKGSGLGE
- a CDS encoding DEAD/DEAH box helicase — protein: MLAKGDIVSSTYFPEAVEIKKCESIAEDFYVVEAIGQESSKFYEVMVESKKINEFQQINNKKESGIQAEDVQKYIQYLLLKNEAKFSHTKALGNQNVIPLPHQIEAVYGRMLQVPQPRFLLADDPGAGKTIMAGMLMKELQARLMANRILILVPPLVLKQWQEELDQKFGLHFHIINRNVVKEYGGKNPFTANSFCLASMYWAIRDDVKALIQESDFDLVIIDEAHKMAAYTQGTAKKKVFRTKLYQLGESILRKAEHCLLLTATPHKGDTENFRHLMKLIDEDVFSSTTINESIQEKANPFIIRRLKENLSNFDGTPIFPKRTSKTIQFQLTDEELELYDAVTEYVRHYFNRAINNGSQSTAFAMMLLQRRLSSSIEAIYLSLRRRYKRLVKLYKQTEKERKRYVNKVKKLDTENYLEEGNEQQEKLVAQLVQSTDVVDMKELKKEILAIKGLIKQIEHIKFYTVEKKFEELEETLFGEEGLLLQQNEKIIIFTESVDTLNYLEEQLLKRVPKVAKIIGGFPMNKRHQQVEMFRNGCQIMLATDAGGESINLQFCNQMINYDIPWNPNRLEQRMGRIHRIGQKNEVFIFNLVAKNTREGSVMVRLLEKMEKMRTDLGSDLVYDFIGEVLEDQYDSLANLMQEAIVNREKLEEVIANVDKTLSDENERLLNLVEEERLTEEKIDLPQLKRQTNEWFVERIPKRFYADFTSFMLEKKRVRIQKSKDETIMRIERLPKFIRDNMPDSHDEQIQNYRFTNSVKAESEDVPLITDIHPLFHVGLQLMKKEVEGRAWQHYIISANVPEKLHVEIYEITITDGTGKELERRLVHLAKREYGDILILNPNWVFLYEFAQEDLKVENNTANQCGSEIMKQSISVRHAVLSNREKQLNKMHTFLEKSFNQQYRDTLDKLETYQQENTDNKNSALINQMNAKLIDLDQKKEERLNLINRQKNVSMKPPKKVISLEVDPIGYSQRVLASDYYETIVRYEKANGRLNVKQYDNLGLIDFSSERFNGEERYILLTSDSDFMLSERELEDLHDVLDMLFVYVVKNGLVEEEIKI